The genomic DNA ATTAAGGGTTAGTTTAATTTTATAAATCTCAGTAAAATAATATCAAAAATGATTAAATAATTAAAACTAAAATTAATAAAAATAAAATCAATAAAATTAAGATTAATAAAAATAAAACTAATAAAAATAAAATTAATAATAGCTAAATAAAATTAACAATATTAAATAAGATTGGTGAATTAAACTAAGCAAATTTACAAATATTAAAAATGAGATTAATAATAAATAATTAAAATAAATAAAATTAATAATAATATTAAAATTTAATAATAATATTAAAATAATTATTAATGTAATATTAATATTATATTAATATTTAAAAATAATATAATTATAACTTAGTTTATAAACATAGCTATAAACATACTCTTATTATATATTATAATAATATTACTATAAGTATAAATATAAGAAATAATATAATATTTATCAATATTAAATTTATTTATATTTATTATAATCATATTTATAATCTATTATACAATATTTATATTTCATTATCGGTGATAAAATGGCAAAAAAAGATCAAAATATGCTTCCTCCGACAGGGGCAGGATTAGTACGATACTTTGATGAAGAAAGTACTGGACCTAAAATTTCTCCAGAAGGAGTTGTTATTGCAACAATAATTTTAGGAATCTTCTGTTTTATATTAAATTTTTCAAATTAAAAATAACAAAATTTCTAAAACTATATCTAAAACTAGATAATATAATTTATCTTAAATAATATTATATCTAATATCATATTATCTAATTATTATATAATTTTACTTATTATCTAATTCTAATTACTTATTTTTAAATATTTAACAAGTAGAGAGCAAATCAAGCTTTCTTGCAACAAATTTAATAGTTCCACCTTGTAAAATTACTGAGATTATTGTAATAAAAAATACAACATTAAATATTGTATAAGCCTCAGGAATTCCTGCAACTAAGGGATATGTAGCAAAAACTATAGGAACCGCTCCTTTAATTCCTGTCCACGACAAAAATACCTTTTCTTTTAAACTCACTTTAAATGGAATCAACGAAGTGAAAACAGCTATAGGCCTAGAAATAAACATTAAAGCTATTGCTATTACTATACTAATTCCAGCAGTTTCTAATAACTGATTTGGGAAAATAAACAACCCTAAAACTAAAAACATTATAACCTGCATAAGCCATGCTAACCCTTCGAAGAAAGTTGTATTTGTTTCATTAGATAGTTTAGCATCTTTTATCATTTTAGCATTACCTATCATGATTCCTGCAATATAAACAGCTAAAAATCCATTTGCACCAACTATTTCAGAAATTGAAAAGGTTAAAACAGCTAAAGCAACTAAAAGAACTGGATATAAACCCTTAACATCCAAATTAACGTTTTCAAATAATTTTATAGATAATTTACCAGATATAACTCCAAATACCGCCCCAAGAATCAAAGACTTCAAAAATAAGAATATGATACCTTCAATAGAAGTTGTTGGGTGAGTTAATAGTTCTATAAAACTGATTGTAAGTACATAAGCCATTGGGTCATTTGCCCCACTTTCAAGTTCAAGAGTTTCAGCAAGATTTTTTTTTAATTTTATTTTTCCAGATCTAAAAATTGAAAATACTGCTGCTGCATCAGTAGAAGAAATAATAGAACCCATTAATAAAGAAAGTACTATATCTATTCCCAATAAATAGTGAATAAGTAATCCAGTGGCAATAGCCGTTATTAAAACACCAACAGTAGCTAAAACAGCTCCTCTAGAAGCTATTGGCTTCATTTTCTTAGTATTAGTATCCAAACCACCAGAAAACATTATTATAATTAATGCAAATATACTAATATACTGAATATATGTATAGCTATCAACAGAAGGAGTAAAAAGAGTATTTCCATTGAAAAAAAGTCCAAGCAATAAAAAAACAATGAGAGTTGGGACACCAATATAAGAAGAAAGTTTACTTAATAATACCCCAGCTAAAAGTAAAGAACCTATAGCTAAAAGTATAAGTTGAATATCAATCATCTTAAATTTTCCATAACCCGATATTTAAATTTTTAATTAATTATATAAATTAACTTTAATTATATTAAATTTTTAATTCTATTTTCGATTTTAAAAATTTTATAAATCGATATATAATATAAAAACTATATTTAAGAAAATATTAAGTTCTAAAATAAATTAAAATAATA from Methanobrevibacter arboriphilus JCM 13429 = DSM 1125 includes the following:
- a CDS encoding potassium/proton antiporter — encoded protein: MIDIQLILLAIGSLLLAGVLLSKLSSYIGVPTLIVFLLLGLFFNGNTLFTPSVDSYTYIQYISIFALIIIMFSGGLDTNTKKMKPIASRGAVLATVGVLITAIATGLLIHYLLGIDIVLSLLMGSIISSTDAAAVFSIFRSGKIKLKKNLAETLELESGANDPMAYVLTISFIELLTHPTTSIEGIIFLFLKSLILGAVFGVISGKLSIKLFENVNLDVKGLYPVLLVALAVLTFSISEIVGANGFLAVYIAGIMIGNAKMIKDAKLSNETNTTFFEGLAWLMQVIMFLVLGLFIFPNQLLETAGISIVIAIALMFISRPIAVFTSLIPFKVSLKEKVFLSWTGIKGAVPIVFATYPLVAGIPEAYTIFNVVFFITIISVILQGGTIKFVARKLDLLSTC
- a CDS encoding preprotein translocase subunit Sec61beta, which encodes MAKKDQNMLPPTGAGLVRYFDEESTGPKISPEGVVIATIILGIFCFILNFSN